ACGAACATGCTTGATGATATTTTGAAAAATATGGCCTTGTTCGTCGATGGACGAGGCTTCGCAGGAAACGTGGAAGAACTTACACTTCCAAAACTCACGTTAAAAACCGAAGAGTTTCGCAACGGCGGTATGGATGCTCCCATCGAAGTGGAGATGGGTATGGAAAAACTCGAAAGCGAATTTACGCTAACACGTTTTGATAAAAACGTATTGAAGCTGTTTGGCTTGGCACCGGGCCAGCTTACGCCGTTAACGATACGCGGTGCCGTGATTTCAGATGATGGAACGCAAACAGCCGTGGTGGTAAACCTTCAGGGCATCGTGCGTGAAATGGATCCTGGTAATTGGAAGCCTGGTGAAAAATCGACTCTAAAAATTATGATGGCTCTGCGTTACTACAAACTCACCCACGGTGGTGACGTTGTTCATGAAATTGATATCCCCAACATGGTTCGCTCCATTGGCGGTGTCGATCAGTTATCTGCGGTTCGTTCCGCGCTAGGCATTTGAGGAGTTGAGTATGCAAACCGAAAAATATTACGTCATTAAGCCAACCACGCATAGCCGCAAAAAAGTCAGTTACGGTGATGAGTTAGCTTTAACAGAATCTCAAGCCCGACCACTGCGCAATGGTGGCTTTGTTTCACCCGATAAAGCAGCGGCACAACGCATCGCAGAATTGGTGAAAGAAAACCAAACACTGCAAGCAAACCAAACACTACAAGCAAAGAGTACCCAAGAAACCGAAGCGCAAACTGAAGCAGACACTGAAGTAAAAAGTGAGGCCAAGTAATGGACAAATTAAAAATTGAACTGACTCATCCCATTGATATTGACGGTACTAAAGTAAGCGTGTTGCAACTTCGTCGGCCTAAAGTGCGTGACATGCTCAGTGTAGAAAAGAGCGTTGATAATGATGCCGAAAAAGAGATCCAGTTGTTTGCCAATCTATGTGAACTCACACCGGAAAACTTGCTCGACTTGGACATGGCTGATTACTCAAAGCTGCAAAAGGCCTATCAAGATTTTTTGTCTTAAGCCCGCGTGATGCTCGTTACGCGTTAGTGACTCTAGCCAGCCATACCGGTTGGGCACTTTCTGAATTACTCGAATTGAACGGTCATGAACTTATACAGTGGCTGGATGTATTACCTCGCGTGCCAAAATCTTAATCAATTAAAAACTATTGGGGGCGCCAATGGCTCAGTCGTCATTTAAATTAGCGCTCCAAATCGGCGCAAGTATTGGTCAAAGCTTTCGTACATCCGTAAGAGGATCACAATCTCAGCTTAACCAACTGGGTTCATCCATCAACAAACTGAAGAACCAACAAGCGTCGATTAAAAAGGTTGAGTTAGGTGAAGCCAGTGTGGGTAAGGCTCGAGTTGCCTATGAAGCCGCCAGTAGAGAGTTATCCCGATTACGTCGTGAAGTTGCCAATACCGATCAGCCCAGCAAACAGCTAACGCAATCATTTGAAGCAGCAAAGCGTAAAACAGAGCGTCTTTCTCAAGCCTTAGGTAAGCAGCGAGATCGCCTGCAACAAAGTCGGAGAGAGTTGCAGCAAGCCGGTGTATCCACCAGAAACTTGATGGCAGATAACGCGCGCTTAGGTGCATCAGTTGAACGCCTGAGTTTGAAATATCGAAAACTGAATCAGGCCATGCGCGCTCAGGAGGCCAATAAAGCCCAGCGCGCAGATCTGCGAGGCCAGTTATTTGATGCGGTGGCATTAGGGGCGACGGTTGTAGCACCGGTAAGCATTGCGGTGAACTTTGAGCAATCTATCGCAAGGTTGGGTGCTATTACCCGCTCGGGTGATGATGCGCTTTTAGGGCTCGAACAAACGGCTCGACGTTTGGGTGAAACAACCCAGTTTTCAGCCTCCGAAGCTGCTTCAGCCATGACCTTTTTGGGTATGGCGGGTTTTAAAACCAATGAGATCATTTCGGCCACGCCGGGCATGCTCAATCTAGCCCAAGCGGCTGGTAGTGATTTAGCGGGTACCGCAGATATTGCATCCAATATCTTAAGTGGTTTTTCTCTAAAAGCCGATGAGATGGGGCGCGTGGGTGATGTGCTTTCTGCCACGTTCACTACATCTAACACCACGTTGCAGATGCTTGGCGATACGCTGAAGTATGCAGCCCCTGTGGCCAGTAGTGCTGGGGCGAGTATCGAACAAGTTGCTGCGATGGCTGGTTTGTTGGGTAATGTTGGTATTCAGGGCAGCATGGCGGGTACCGCATTACGCGCGGCGTTTTTACGTTTGTCTGCACCACCCAAGGTTGCTGCGGATGCCTTAGCCAACCTAGGTGTTGAAGTTAAAGATCTGGATGGCAACTTACGCTCGGTTCCTGAACTATTGCAGGAGCTAGCGCAAGCCACCGAAGGCTTAGGGTCTGCTGAAAGAGCAGAAGCCATTAAGCAAATCTTTGGCTCAGAAGCCTCCGCAGGTTTAACAGAGTTGCTCAAACAAGCTGGTTCCGGCGCATTGGATTCTTATATCCAACAGCTACAGCAAGCGAAAGGCACCGCCGATACCATGGCTAAAAAAATGAGTGCCACCACGGCCGGTAGCCTGAAACGATTGGGCAGCGCACTTGAAAGTGTTGCGATCAGTATTGGCAGTTTACTCCTGCCAACTATTGCTGCTGGTGCTGAGTTGTTTGCCGGTATGGCAAGCTGGGTGTCAGGTGCTGCGCAAGAATACCCATGGCTTACCAAAGCCATCGTCGGTGCAACGGTAGGTTTAGTTTCACTGAAGGTAACAGCTATCGCTGGCGCTTATGCATTCACTTTTTTAAAAGGTGGTGTACTTAGCTTAGTGACTGCATACCGAACCTTGAGTGCTGGCATCGCCATGGCGCAATTAGGCATGGCGCGAATGACTATCCTATCGGCGTTATCTGCTGTTCGAATGGGAGTGGTGACCGCAGCGCAATGGGCGTTGAATGTTGCCATGACCGCCAATCCGATCGGACTCATTGTTGTGGGTATTGCCGCATTAGCGGGTGCAGCTTTTATGCTGATTAAATACTGGGAGCCTATCGGTGAATTCTTTTCAGGCCTTTGGGACGGTGTGAAAAATATTACCAGTGGTGCCGTGGATTGGCTGCTAGGCAAGATGGGCTTACTAGCGAAGCCTTTCGAGTTATTAGGTTCTACCTGGGGCGCTGTTTCTGGTTGGCTAGGCGGTGATGAATCTGCTGACACGCCATCTTCAGGTAATAAACGAAAGCTAGCGACAGCCGCCATTGGGGCATCGCTAGCGGCGCAACCAGCAATGGCATTGCCAGATTCAACGGTCAATGCACTACCTCAAATTCAAGCAGTCAGTGCTTCTACTCATAACCAACAGTCGGTCAGCATTGATGCGCCTATTACCATTCATGCTGCACCCGGTATGGATGAGCGAGCTATTGCCGGTGAAGTTCAAAAAGCACTGGAGCAACGAGAGGCGCGAGCGGCAAGTCAGCAAAGAGGAGTACTTTTTGATGAAAGTTAAGGTGGTGCCATGAGCGAAACCATGATGGCATTAGGCAGTTACCGATTCTCCATCGACAGTGCGGCTTATCAAGAACTAAAGCATAGCCAAGCCTATCGTTGGCAAGCTCAAGAGCGATTACAACGCCGACCAGCCATGCAATTTTTAGGAGCCGGTGAAGAATCGATTGAGCTTAGCGGTGTGATCTATCCACACTTTAAGGGCGGGTTGGAACAGCTGGATACCATGCGTGCTGAAGCTAACAAAGGACAGCCGTTATTACTGGTGGATGGATTAGGTTTTGTCTGGGGACAATGGGTGATTACTCAAATTGATGAGGGGCAGTCATTCTTTCAGGGAAACGGTCAACCGCTTAAACAAAGCTTCCAACTTAAACTTGTGAACTATGGAGCAGACAGCTAATGGCCATTTATCGAACGCGCGATGGCGATATGTTGGATGCAATTTGCTTGTCGTATTACGGCCAAGCGAATGGTTATCTTGAGCCTGTTTTAACTGCGAATCCCGGTCTTGCTGATATGGGTCCAGTCTATTCCTCTGGCTTATTAATAGAGCTCCCGAACCTATCGGAGCAAAACCGGAGCCAAGAGACTATTCGTCTATGGAGCTAATACATGAGACCACGCTTTAGAATTCTGGCGGACCAGCAAGACATCACTGACACAATCCGAGATCGTTTGTTGTCACTTCGCATTACCGATGAGGCAGGCAATCAATCGGATACGGTTGAGCTGCAACTGGATGATCGTGATGCAAAAATACAATGGCCGAGCCATGGCGCTGAGTTGGATATTTCTCTAGGTACCGATCAAAACCAATTGACCCGAATGGGTTTATACATTGTTGATGACATCGAGCATTCAGGGCCACCAAACACCATCACAGTTCGAGGCAAAGCAGCGGATATGCGCGCTTCAATCAAGGCGCCTAAGACCCGCAGTTGGGAAGGGATTACGCTGGGCGCTTTGGTACAGACGATTGCAGGCGAGCATGGTTTGACTGCAAAAATATCTGAGCAATTGGCTTTGATCGCCATAGAGCACATCGACCAAAGCAATGAGTCTGACTTGCACTTATTGACACGCTTAGCTCGGCAACATGGCGCCGTAAGCAAACCCGTTGCAGGCTTTCTGGTATTTGTTTCCAAAGGCGAAGCCAAGTCAGCCACCGGGCAGCAGTTGCCATTAGTTGTGATACCAAAGCACCACATTTCTCGGCACCGTATGACGCAAGCAGAGCGCGGTAAATACCAATCCGTAAAAGCCTACTGGCACGACAATGACACAGCGGAAAAGCAGGATGTATTAGTCGGTGACGGTGAACCGGTGTATTCGATTCGTCATACTTATAACGATGTCCAAGAAGCGAGCAGAGCTGCCTTAGCCAAACTACAAAGCTTACTCAGAGGCACAGCCACGCTATCGCTAACATTACTCGGCAGACCCGAGCTACAAGCCGAAGGAAAGTTGCGTATTACAGGTATCCGCGATCCGGTCGATGACGAATGGGTCATCAACCGTGTTGAGCACCAACTAGATTCCAGTGGATTGCAAACCCGGTGTGATGCTGAAGTACCCAATAACTGATAAGACATTGTTGTATTTGAAACCGCCCATGAGGCGGTTTTTTTATGTATAGGACATACGGTATGTCGCGTTGCCATGGATGGCAAAGAGCGACCATTTTAGGAGGTTGTAAATGGCACCAGCCAAAGAAAAAGAAAACGGCATGGTGGTTGTGCCGAAAGATGAATTTGAAAGCTTGTTGAATAGCGCCGCAGAGCGTGGCGCCGAACGTGTACTAGCGCATCTAGGTTTAGAAAACGGCCATGCCGCTAGGGATATACGAGAGCTTCGAGACTTGTTGGATGCTTGGCGCGATGCCAGACGCACCGCATGGCAAACCGTTATTAAAGTTGCCACCACAGGCATTCTCGCCACCTTGCTGCTAGGCGCAGCCATAAAACTAAAACTGTTCGGAGGACAATAATATGCTGACACTATTAGGTAGCCTGCTTGGCTTTATTTCCAGTGCTTTTCCTGACTTGCTGAAAATCTGGCAAGACAAACAAGACAGAAAACACGAGCTACAGATTCTTGATCGACAAATGGAGCAAATGCGCCTTGGTCATAACCAACGGCTAGAAGAAATTACCGTCAATGCTGATATCAACGAAAGCCTCGCCTTACTAAAGCACGACAGCCAGCCTTCTGGAGTAAAGTGGGTGGATGGGCTTCGAGCCTCTGTGCGCCCTGTAATCACTTACGCCTTCTTCCTGCTGTTTACCACCGTGAAAGTCAGCGCGTTATATGTATTGGTCTTCGATCAAGGCCTAGATTTCGTCATCGCTTTGCCACAAATCTGGGACCCAGAAACACAAGCATTGTTTGCAGCGGTGATGAGCTTCTGGTTCGGCCAACGAGCCTTGGCAAAAGCCAGGGGGCAGTGATATGCGCCATATTACCCAAGATGGCATCGACTTGATCAAACGATTTGAAGGTTTTAGCTCGTCGGTTTATATCTGCCCAGCCGGATACCCAACGATCGGTTACGGGCACTTGGTTCGTGACTATGAATCGTTCGAAGAAATAAGCCAGGAACAAGCGGAAGCATTACTTCGGACAGATGTCGAATCAGCAGAGCGTGCTGTGTTGAGGTTGATCAAAGTTCCCCTTACCGATGGCCAGTTTGATGCTCTTGTATCGTTCACTTACAACTTAGGCTCCGGAGCGCTGCAGTGTTCTACGTTACGCAGGAAGGTCAATCGCCAGGCTCATGGTGAAGTGCCAGCCCAGCTAATGCGATGGGTATGGGCTGGTGGACGGAAGTTGAATGGTTTGGTAAAGAGAAGGTATTGTGAGTCTTCGGTGTATGGAACACTATGAGCGCTAAAATGCATCGTTGTTTACCTGGTCAGCAAGCTAGGTGATCATGAAGCTCAGTTCTTGCTCATCGAAATCTCTATAACTATCTTCCGATGAAAGTACTTTGGCCTTGCACACATAAACGAAGCCAGCCATCGATTCTTTTTCATTGTACCAGTCACCAAGTTTATCTTTATGTATCACCGTCGAAGAGCCACAAAGTGCGCGGATACCTTTTGGGTGTTTTGGCTGCCATTCAGAGAACCAAAAAGAAGAAAAACCTATCATGGATTCGTCGACATAATAACAAAATTCTCCATCGGTAGTTTTCCCGATTAACTTTTTGTCTTCAATGTCGCACTTCGGAACATATAGACCTCGTGATTCCATATCAGAATGCCAATGTCCATATCTATTGAATGGGTATGGTGTAGTAGCCATCACTCCACTATTATTTTCATCATTATTGCTGAATTCGTAAGTTAGCTCGGGAGCAAGTAGGTCTCCGACAGTTATACATCCAGAGCGTTCTTCTAGCTGCAAAGCTTCTTCTGAATTTTTGAAAGTTGCAGCTCTGACAACAGACAAATCAATCCAGTTGTGTTCATCTATTCTTATAGGTATCGAAAAAGCCAATAATGCTTGAGAGTCGTCAATTGAATCGAAGTTTGCCAAAGCAATCTCAACGAACTTGGTAATTCCCTCAATGTCGGCGGTACTATTTCTGTCCCACTCTGGTAACCAATTCGGTTTCCGTGGTTTAAATCCTGTATATGCTGGTTCTATAGGCAATGCAAGTATTGAGAGGTGCTCAGCATAAGTATCTGGCATATCATAGAATTTCTTTGCTATCTCTATAGTTCGCAGATAAGCGGAGCGTCCTCGATGGCTAGCTTGTGTATAAAACTGTCCTGTGGCGCGTTGTCGGTCGCTGCCAAGAAAATAATCAATTTGTGTTTCCGACGATGGCAGGTATTCAAAAGTATTGCTCCATTCCATCTCATAATAATCTGTAAAGGGAATGCCGGTTCTTTGCTCCTCTTTCTCGAGCCATGAATAATATAGGTGTGGAATATGCGTACCTTGAAAGTAGTTGAATCTATGGTTATCACCCCGAAGACTGATAACAGGGGTAAATGGGTAAGCGTACTCACCTAGCTCATCGGAGCTTTGAGTTAATTTGTCTATAAGAAGGTCTGATAGCGTCGATCTGGCCTTGATGTAGCTCCCTAAATCTTGTGGACACTTGTATCCTTTGGAATGTGCGACATAAAAAGCACAAAGCACCTCAACGCACTCCGACTCTTGTTTTCTGCTTGCTAAATCTTGCTTTAGTAAACGCTCAATATTTGGATGCTTACTGTTCAAAAGAAGAGAAATCTGTTCGATTGCCCACAACTTAATTGATGGTACTGGGCATTTTAGCCTTGAAATTAGCAGTCTACTCAAAGCATCTTCGACAGAGTCGGTATCTCCCCAGTCCCAAGCTGGCTTAGTCAATGTTAGGTTTCGGACACTACTCTCTAATCCTTCCACCATAGCGAGGGTTAGCTGTATCGCTTCATCGGTTCTGCCGCCGTGAGCAAGCAGATAAACTAGCTTGTCATTAGGTATTATTAAGCTACCCAATTTGTCTTTCCAACTATCAGGCTGCGAAGTGGTTAATCCAATAAATTCATCAATCTTATTAGGGTATTGCTCTGCAACTACGCCAAGTCGATTGATACTGTCCTCAGAACTTTCATACCAATTCGACCATCCGTTCATTGCAGTATGAGCGGAAATCAACAACCCAAATGCCTTAGCCTTACCTGCCATTTTTCTTTGGCTTTGAAATAGCAAGTCCAAAAGATATCGTTTGTCATCATGGCGATCAATAAATGTCATGGCGTGTGGCGTCAATTGCTGTAATAGCTCAGCTTCTTTACCTTGCTCCAGCCAGAATAAATACCAACATTTCCAAAACTTTCGAGTGCTGATGTTTCCTTTTAAATCCTTCGCTAGTTGTTCGAAAGATTCGGGGGGGTAATCGGCGGGGCTTAACTTGATTTTTTCGTCAAACTCATCTGCCTTTGATTGTTTTTCTTGGGGTTCATCGAGAATATCGATGCCAAGCAAGTTACCAACTTTTGATGCAATGTCTGTTGCGTGTGCATTTCCAGATTCGTGCTGCTCTCTAATAATCTGATAGCATGAACGCGGCAACCCAGTTAAAAAAAGGTGTCCAGCAATTGGTGATGATAAGTCGCATCGTTCAACCAGTCTTTGAATGGTATCTTCTGCATAGTACCACTCGCCATCGTGAAGCTCTTGATCATATATTGAGGCAGCAGTTTGAGGGTTCAGCTTTGCAGCCAATGAAGATATTGAGTGTTTGGAATGTCTGGTTTCATCCCCATCAGTAAATTTGGAAATGTTAAATACGATCGGTGAAATTCTTTCCAATACTTGGAGTGCAGTTTTCGAATCAACTTTCGATAGATATTCAATTGCATTAAGCACGTCAAATATTGTCGGGTCTTTATGGTGTCCATACCCAAGTACAAAGTCCCATGTCTTTTTCAGACATTGCTTAAAGTAATCTTGTTGATCGTGTCGAAATGCTATATTGGCAAGCTCAAGGTATGCATTGGAGTTCTCAATAGTTTCTTCGAGTTCACTTTTCTGACGCATTATTTCACTGTCAATTAACAGCTTCACCGCGTCTTCGGTAAACAGCTCAAGATTTAGTTCTTTGTACCAGAGCCGTAGCCAATCAGACCGAAAAACATCAGATCCTAAAACATTTTCTAGCTCATTAGACGATATTTTGTCTTTCATTGTTATTAAGTGGCAATCTGCCGCAATTTCAATCCACTCTCTCTTTAAAGCAATACCCGACCTACGTTTTTCCCATTGAGTGTCATCAAATATTTGGCCTGAAGGGAACATCAAGCAAATCAGGTCAAAAGTTAATTTGCTTTCTATTAAAAGCTCGAAACCAACCAAATTAGCTAGCTCATTTAGCAAGTCATAATGATCTGAAACATCGGCTCTTTCGGACTCCGCTCGTACTGGTATCCAACTAAAATTACCTCCAGCGGTAATTCTGAGTTGTAGCGCGGAGAAAAACCATGAATGATAGCTCAGTGAGGTTTCTACCTTATAGCCAACCGCAGAATCTCCACCATAAAGCTCAGCGTTGATATCGATGAATGTTTGCTCAAGATATGCATCTGAGAACTTGCTGAGTTCCTGAGAATAGAATTTTTGATATTCTGGCCAGCATGTAACATCAGCGTCTTCAATAATGCTCAACCTAATAACATCAAGTTCGATTTTGCTAATGTGCGGAGAATCGCAGGGTAAACATCGCCAGGCTCTCATAAGAAGGCCTACTTCCTTCTTGATAAGGCATGCTGTTCTAAAGCTGGCGATGTAACCATCTGGCCAATTTGCAAAGTTGTTTTCGTCAAAGATGGCGTCGTAGTTTAGGCTATCGGTTAGCGTACCAGCCTTAATTATGGTAGCAGCTTCGCTTTCTTCATCTTGTGAATCTCGTGAAGCTAATAATTTTGTTTTAGCTCTGTAACGATCAATTGCCTTTCTGGACAATTTCGCAGCTCTGTCAGTTTCTCCACGAAACCACATCGCAATTGATAGTATTGATAATTTTATTGGAGTGTATTCGTTTTCCCTTGATAAAACTTCATTAAGAGCAAGGGGGTCAGCGCCAACTAGTGATAACATTTCCAGAGAAGTTGAATCCCAGGTTTGAAATTCAGGTCCGTTGATTAGTCTAGTTTTTAGCTCTCTGTGCCGATAGGCCTCAGCATAGTCACGCTCGCTAAAGGCATAGGTTTCTGCTTCTGATAATAATCTGATACTTGCTTTAACGGGCATTCCTAGAATTAATCT
The sequence above is drawn from the Sinobacterium norvegicum genome and encodes:
- a CDS encoding phage major tail tube protein, producing the protein MLDDILKNMALFVDGRGFAGNVEELTLPKLTLKTEEFRNGGMDAPIEVEMGMEKLESEFTLTRFDKNVLKLFGLAPGQLTPLTIRGAVISDDGTQTAVVVNLQGIVREMDPGNWKPGEKSTLKIMMALRYYKLTHGGDVVHEIDIPNMVRSIGGVDQLSAVRSALGI
- a CDS encoding phage tail assembly protein, coding for MDKLKIELTHPIDIDGTKVSVLQLRRPKVRDMLSVEKSVDNDAEKEIQLFANLCELTPENLLDLDMADYSKLQKAYQDFLS
- a CDS encoding phage tail tape measure protein, translating into MAQSSFKLALQIGASIGQSFRTSVRGSQSQLNQLGSSINKLKNQQASIKKVELGEASVGKARVAYEAASRELSRLRREVANTDQPSKQLTQSFEAAKRKTERLSQALGKQRDRLQQSRRELQQAGVSTRNLMADNARLGASVERLSLKYRKLNQAMRAQEANKAQRADLRGQLFDAVALGATVVAPVSIAVNFEQSIARLGAITRSGDDALLGLEQTARRLGETTQFSASEAASAMTFLGMAGFKTNEIISATPGMLNLAQAAGSDLAGTADIASNILSGFSLKADEMGRVGDVLSATFTTSNTTLQMLGDTLKYAAPVASSAGASIEQVAAMAGLLGNVGIQGSMAGTALRAAFLRLSAPPKVAADALANLGVEVKDLDGNLRSVPELLQELAQATEGLGSAERAEAIKQIFGSEASAGLTELLKQAGSGALDSYIQQLQQAKGTADTMAKKMSATTAGSLKRLGSALESVAISIGSLLLPTIAAGAELFAGMASWVSGAAQEYPWLTKAIVGATVGLVSLKVTAIAGAYAFTFLKGGVLSLVTAYRTLSAGIAMAQLGMARMTILSALSAVRMGVVTAAQWALNVAMTANPIGLIVVGIAALAGAAFMLIKYWEPIGEFFSGLWDGVKNITSGAVDWLLGKMGLLAKPFELLGSTWGAVSGWLGGDESADTPSSGNKRKLATAAIGASLAAQPAMALPDSTVNALPQIQAVSASTHNQQSVSIDAPITIHAAPGMDERAIAGEVQKALEQREARAASQQRGVLFDES
- a CDS encoding phage tail protein, which produces MSETMMALGSYRFSIDSAAYQELKHSQAYRWQAQERLQRRPAMQFLGAGEESIELSGVIYPHFKGGLEQLDTMRAEANKGQPLLLVDGLGFVWGQWVITQIDEGQSFFQGNGQPLKQSFQLKLVNYGADS
- a CDS encoding tail protein X, which translates into the protein MAIYRTRDGDMLDAICLSYYGQANGYLEPVLTANPGLADMGPVYSSGLLIELPNLSEQNRSQETIRLWS
- a CDS encoding phage late control D family protein: MRPRFRILADQQDITDTIRDRLLSLRITDEAGNQSDTVELQLDDRDAKIQWPSHGAELDISLGTDQNQLTRMGLYIVDDIEHSGPPNTITVRGKAADMRASIKAPKTRSWEGITLGALVQTIAGEHGLTAKISEQLALIAIEHIDQSNESDLHLLTRLARQHGAVSKPVAGFLVFVSKGEAKSATGQQLPLVVIPKHHISRHRMTQAERGKYQSVKAYWHDNDTAEKQDVLVGDGEPVYSIRHTYNDVQEASRAALAKLQSLLRGTATLSLTLLGRPELQAEGKLRITGIRDPVDDEWVINRVEHQLDSSGLQTRCDAEVPNN
- a CDS encoding DUF6127 family protein produces the protein MAPAKEKENGMVVVPKDEFESLLNSAAERGAERVLAHLGLENGHAARDIRELRDLLDAWRDARRTAWQTVIKVATTGILATLLLGAAIKLKLFGGQ
- a CDS encoding holin family protein codes for the protein MLTLLGSLLGFISSAFPDLLKIWQDKQDRKHELQILDRQMEQMRLGHNQRLEEITVNADINESLALLKHDSQPSGVKWVDGLRASVRPVITYAFFLLFTTVKVSALYVLVFDQGLDFVIALPQIWDPETQALFAAVMSFWFGQRALAKARGQ
- a CDS encoding lysozyme — its product is MRHITQDGIDLIKRFEGFSSSVYICPAGYPTIGYGHLVRDYESFEEISQEQAEALLRTDVESAERAVLRLIKVPLTDGQFDALVSFTYNLGSGALQCSTLRRKVNRQAHGEVPAQLMRWVWAGGRKLNGLVKRRYCESSVYGTL
- a CDS encoding ATP-binding protein, which produces MKVKNSAIIYTGYDYQTLQGVKLLAEWLQNPTKYSRVAFEADQDTNDTPAGIDDIVCERPDGVKDFWQVKFTPSPNKDENRLSWDWLLKVSGKTERSRSIFKKLYDAIVSVPSEKLGDVVLLTNKLPDRSMESCISSSKIDFDRIDEATKNKIVSQLGSEDAAEYLCSRLIIQHSDGDHHATSRGVREELLKFSDYAGVERLISRSREWAMFQNNPPSAGWIQLHHIREVLSPRRPEPIPEFFAVPDDYCLPDSEFHNKMLDRISNSNGEIITLTGKPGGGKSTYLSFLCEELENYKIPLIRHHYFLALGDSTTDRLSPRVVAESLLHQINSLHKDAGADTSQAEDLCKAIKTCASYYNTKGKPFVVLIDGLDHVWRDNAKNKKPLDEIFKQLLPVSENIVVLIGTQPVDNALLPNVLLTNSPKNEWCWLPEMSGNSIYEYLKVHVKSGRLFLNCHEKHQSEEIQSSANELLKITNGYPLHVIYSSEYLSSHGLPLSKWQIEQLPPCTDGNITSYYNELWLSLNYRQKDVLHLSCGFKFAWPRDAIGKVINDEHGKAPSVDAVAHLLSETISGVRPFHESLVVFVRSLADHQSRIDELLTDVCAWLELGAPTHLKDHWLWSCQALSGNTTELRQGVTRDWVLDRLILGMPVKASIRLLSEAETYAFSERDYAEAYRHRELKTRLINGPEFQTWDSTSLEMLSLVGADPLALNEVLSRENEYTPIKLSILSIAMWFRGETDRAAKLSRKAIDRYRAKTKLLASRDSQDEESEAATIIKAGTLTDSLNYDAIFDENNFANWPDGYIASFRTACLIKKEVGLLMRAWRCLPCDSPHISKIELDVIRLSIIEDADVTCWPEYQKFYSQELSKFSDAYLEQTFIDINAELYGGDSAVGYKVETSLSYHSWFFSALQLRITAGGNFSWIPVRAESERADVSDHYDLLNELANLVGFELLIESKLTFDLICLMFPSGQIFDDTQWEKRRSGIALKREWIEIAADCHLITMKDKISSNELENVLGSDVFRSDWLRLWYKELNLELFTEDAVKLLIDSEIMRQKSELEETIENSNAYLELANIAFRHDQQDYFKQCLKKTWDFVLGYGHHKDPTIFDVLNAIEYLSKVDSKTALQVLERISPIVFNISKFTDGDETRHSKHSISSLAAKLNPQTAASIYDQELHDGEWYYAEDTIQRLVERCDLSSPIAGHLFLTGLPRSCYQIIREQHESGNAHATDIASKVGNLLGIDILDEPQEKQSKADEFDEKIKLSPADYPPESFEQLAKDLKGNISTRKFWKCWYLFWLEQGKEAELLQQLTPHAMTFIDRHDDKRYLLDLLFQSQRKMAGKAKAFGLLISAHTAMNGWSNWYESSEDSINRLGVVAEQYPNKIDEFIGLTTSQPDSWKDKLGSLIIPNDKLVYLLAHGGRTDEAIQLTLAMVEGLESSVRNLTLTKPAWDWGDTDSVEDALSRLLISRLKCPVPSIKLWAIEQISLLLNSKHPNIERLLKQDLASRKQESECVEVLCAFYVAHSKGYKCPQDLGSYIKARSTLSDLLIDKLTQSSDELGEYAYPFTPVISLRGDNHRFNYFQGTHIPHLYYSWLEKEEQRTGIPFTDYYEMEWSNTFEYLPSSETQIDYFLGSDRQRATGQFYTQASHRGRSAYLRTIEIAKKFYDMPDTYAEHLSILALPIEPAYTGFKPRKPNWLPEWDRNSTADIEGITKFVEIALANFDSIDDSQALLAFSIPIRIDEHNWIDLSVVRAATFKNSEEALQLEERSGCITVGDLLAPELTYEFSNNDENNSGVMATTPYPFNRYGHWHSDMESRGLYVPKCDIEDKKLIGKTTDGEFCYYVDESMIGFSSFWFSEWQPKHPKGIRALCGSSTVIHKDKLGDWYNEKESMAGFVYVCKAKVLSSEDSYRDFDEQELSFMIT